The nucleotide window TGTGGCTATGTTCTCTGAGTAATTTAGATGACCAGCCAGACAATGTATCGCAGCTCAAAAAGAGACTGACAGCCGATGAGATAGCCAAAGTTGAGCGCTATCGAATGCCCTCATCTCAAATTCAGGCTCTGTATGTTCGAAATTACCTAAGAAAGGTGCTGTCTCGCTATTCTGATTTGATGCCTGAAGCGTGGCGCTTTGAATATGGCGAGAAAGGAAAGCCAAGTTTAGTCGTCGAACAGCAACTCAAGACGGGGTTAAATTTCAATATTAGTCATAGCAAAGAACATTTGTTGATTGCAGTTTGCCAGATAGAAGGGAAGCAAGTTCAATTGGGTGTTGATATTGAACACGCAAGAAGTTCGACCAATATCGACTCGATCATGAAGCACTACTTTTCAGATAAAGAATTGGCGGATTTACTTGAGCTCAGCAAAGAAGAACAGAGAGAGC belongs to Vibrio splendidus and includes:
- a CDS encoding 4'-phosphopantetheinyl transferase family protein — its product is MKTSVVDLWLCSLSNLDDQPDNVSQLKKRLTADEIAKVERYRMPSSQIQALYVRNYLRKVLSRYSDLMPEAWRFEYGEKGKPSLVVEQQLKTGLNFNISHSKEHLLIAVCQIEGKQVQLGVDIEHARSSTNIDSIMKHYFSDKELADLLELSKEEQRERFFDLWALKESYIKATGKGLATSLRSFSFEFSNLTEQTLPIHASDFQPNLQDEIRLHGEISIYSGVGLDVTEKTDSSTDWQCCLGRLDEQYRFAVTLGGNLLPMQIEVRTFSSSHLF